The following is a genomic window from Akkermansiaceae bacterium.
ATCCTTGCCTGTGCATCGAGCCCCTTGGTCCCTTGTGCATAACACATGGATGCCATGCCGGCGGCCTGTCCTGTGGCAAAACAGGTGCCCATGACACGCACGGACGCGAGTGCCTCATGGGTGGCCGAGATACATCGTCCCGCAAAATAGACCCCCGGGATTTCCGCACTCACAAGGGCACGGAGGGGAATCCCGGACGCCCGGGCATTTTTAAAATAGGTGAACTTCGCCCCCTTGGCATCCTCACGCATTTCCAACGGCCAGGTGGCATTCGCCACGGTATCGGGAAAGGAAACCCCGTCCACCAATTCCTGCCCGGTTAACACATGCCGGCCTAACCACCGGAATGACTCACGCACACCTATCGAGGGTGGAAACTCAGGCTCGGTGGCTTCTTCAAAAAACGGATACTGGACCTGGAGAAAGGTGTAGAGTTTCATGGCCAGGTCCCTTCCCGTTCTTTCTATCTCGGCCACCGCAGCAGGGTTTGACGGGTTCCATTGCGTCTTGTCCGTATCGAGGTCCATGCTGATAAAACACTCCCCCTTGTGCACCGACTCCCGTACGGTGGCACCCAGGATGCTGCCTGGCAATTGCCCGGTTCCAACACCGTGCACCAGGTCCAGGGCCAGGCGCATCTTAAAACGCTCCTCACGCACCTCCTTACCCACGTTCTTGAGCGAAAATATGAACGCGGGCTTTTGCAGTCGGTCCGATTCCTCACTCAACCTCGTCGCCCCTAACAAATCCGCCCCGAGTGCATCCGCTGAGCAATCGACAACACTCCGGCAACGCATTGGGCGGATCCCCCCGGTGGTCAACACCTCCACAGCAAACCCTCCATCGCTCTCGCGGGTGATGTCGATACACTCGGATTCCATCATGCAGTCGAGCGACTCACCTTCCGCCGCGACCAGTTCCTTGGCCAGCTGGTCGTAGATTTCAGGATGTTGGTGCAGCACATAGACGCGCCCCATGGCGGTGGGGGCCTCCTGACCCGTCCGCTGGCGGATGGCGGCTTCGATTTCCGCAGGCAGGCCGGCGTTGGCAACACGTGGCGGCATGGAAGTATCGGGGTGGTAGAGTCCGCAAAAGGTGTGCACAAATGCCAGTGGCCCCATCCCACCGAGCCGGTCAGATTTTTCAATCAAGGCGACACGGCTACCCTGCCCCCCCTGACGCGCAGCGGCAATCGCGGCACAGAAACCCGCGCTGCCACCGCCGATGACCACAACATCGTAGTTATTGTTAGACTCCTGGGGTTCACTCATAGGCTGATAGACGGGTTAAGAAGACCGTTTCTTCTCGACCAGTCTAGCAAGTGCCCCGAGTGTTTGGAAGTTTTCCTTGCCCAAATCCTCCGCTTCGATACGGACGGCCAATTCCTGCTCCAGCAGCAGGATGAGCTGCATCATCGCCATGGAATCCAGCCCCTCGGCATAGAGATCACACTGGTCGGTAAAACATTCCTTCAGCGGGAAGAGTCGCTCCGAGATCAGGCTGCGCAGGGAGCCGGTGATGGAATTGGATTCAGGCATAAAATTACTCAGGCGAGGATGACGGGTTTTCTTGATCAGGGGAACTAAAATTGGACCGGTTGAAGATCAACACCGCGCCACCGACGAGCCCCCAGAAGACGTGAAACAGGAAACCTATCAAGGAGGCCGACACCGCGGCCTCGGCTTTGACCCCTGCAATTTCACTGACCAGATACTCGAAGGTTTTCTCCCTGACACCGAGTCCGGAAATCGATATGGGCATGGAGCTGGCAATATCAACGAGCGGCATTACCGTGAGGACCGTTGTCACTTCCACTTGTTCCTGCACCGTCCTCAGGGCGGCATAAAACGCCATGAAAAAGGTCACCGAGAGCATGATCGACACGGCGAGTGACTGGATCGTCTGCTGCCACCGCGACCGGTACAGGTTCAAGCACTCGGTGAACGACGCCAGGTGCTCGCGCCTGGCAAGCACTGGATATTTCCTGCGAAAGCGGCCGAGGATGCTTTCCGAACAAATGACAAAAAACAACACGATAAAAACCACGCCTCCGAGTTCAAAAACGGTGGCGGCGACCAGTAGGTTTTTCAGCGCCGGGTTACCCGCCTGATGCATCCCCCCCGCCCCCCAGGCGAAGGTGAGGAAAATCATGCCGGTGGCGACAAATCCCACCAGGTGGTCCATCAGCACCGTCAGGGTGATGATGAGTTTTTTACCGGGGTTGCGGCGCATCACCCCGATCATCCTCGCCGCATTTCCCGCCGCCCCACCTACCGAGACGATGTTAAACAACGCGGCGATCAGGGTCATCCTGACCACAAACGGGAAGGTCACATCAAGCGACTGGGCTTTCAGCAGGTAATACCACCTCAGCGCCCAGGCGATGACGCTGACACCCCCGAACCCAATTCCGGCACTCACCCAGAAGGGGGATTTGAGCGCGTTCCTAAAATGATCCACCAGCACCCGCTGGTCATCAATCCGGGAGAGTGCCCAGTAGAGAAAAACTCCGGTCCCCAGTAATTTCAGCAGAAAAAGAGCTGCGACTTTGAGGTGGGTTTTTGCGATCATTTTGCAATGGAATCACCACACCTTGGCTCGGAGGCCACATGAAGACAATGTGGGAGAGGTAAAAGGGAGCCCGATCAGGCTTTGGCGGAACCACCCGATGCGTCGACAGCTTGGGCGATGGTTTGGGGCGACTTGAGGATGCCTTTGGCGGCTTCCGCATCGGAGATCTTCAGACCGAAGTGTTTTTCGATGGCAACCACCAGTTGGAGGGCATCCACGGAGTCGAGGCCCAGGCTGTCAGGCCCCATCAGAGGGGTGGCATCACCAATTTCATCCACCGTAACATCGAGCATCAGTTCATCGACGAGGACTTCTTTCACCTTGGACAGGAGTTCGGTAAGATCGGGCATTTGAATAGTGAATAAGCGTTAAAAAATACCGCCGTCAATTTTCAGCGACGCGCCTGTGATATAGCCCGACTCTTCATTGGCAAGGAAAAAAACAGCACTGGCAACCTCCTCAGGCCTACCGAATCGGCGCATGGGAATGGTCTTTTTAATCGCCTTGGCCTGCTCTGCATCCATGTGGTCAAGTGCGCTGGTTTGCACATATCCCGGGCAGATGGCGTTGACAGTGATCCCCATACGGGCGACCTCCTTGGCCAGGCTCTGTGTCATCGCCACCACACCGGCCTTGGCCGCCGCGTAGTTCGTCTGCCCCATCGGTGCCATGATCGCACTCAGGGAGGCGATGTTGATAATCCGGCCAAACCGCTGCTGCATCATCCCGCGTATGACCGCCTGGGAGCCGAGAAAAACGGCATTCAGGTTCGAGTCGATCACACCATCCCACGCCTCGCGCGGCATCATGGCCATCAGGTGGTCGTTGTGGTGGCCGGCGTTGTTGACCAGCACGTTGACCACGCGGCCATCGGCCTCGATCGATGCCAGGGCATCCCGCCATCCTTGTTGGTCCGTTACGTCCAGAGTGATTACGGAACAACGGCCCTCGAACTCTGCGCTGAGCGCCACCGCCTGGTCCCTGTTGGCGCGGACACCGAGGTAGACGTAACAATGCGTGTCCCTGGTCAGGAAATAGCGGGCGATCGCGAGCCCCAGGCCACCATTGGCTCCAGTGACAAGCAGGCAGGAAATACGTTTGTTCATAAAGTGGAGGGGGCTAACGGGAAGGCTGACTTTTCACGAAGTGGGCTGAAAACGCATGCTGGTTGGTCCCGCCCGCCATTACCAGCGAGGAGTCATATCCGTTTTTCAGTGCTTCCAGGGCAACGACCGTCTTGAAACCGCAGGCCGCGCCACCACCAAAACCCAAGATCGCCGCCGGACTCACCCGTTTTCCCGACCACGCTGCCAATACCTCCTGCTCGTCACGGTCGATCCGACCGACACCCGTCAGTCCATCCACCAACAAGGCGCCGGGGGCTTCGCGATGAATCGCCCATACGGAGCGAAGCGCCTCGCGCCGTTCAGCCGTGTTGGTGTAGTCGCAGGAGCCTATCATGCTCTTGAGCTGGATCCCAGGACCATCTCCAGGGGTTCCTTTTTCCAGATAGACAGCAGCCGCACCCTCGGTCCCATGAAGGCTGCCGGAATAGAGCGCAAACGCCTCGGTGACCAACCAGTCGAGCTCTTCCGCACAGATCACCAGACAACCATCGACCTGACCGGCGTCCAACCAGTCGCGGGCAATTTTGACCGATGAAAACCAGCCCGCCGAGTCGCTGATCAGGGTGTAGGCGGGGCCCTCGGACTTGAGGAAACCGGCGACGTGGCTTGCCGGGGCATTGTAAACCGTTTCGGGGAATATGATCGGGCTTGCCAGCGAGGGGTCGGCGAGCACTTCGGCGTAGAAGCGGTTCGAGTAATTGACGCAGCCGTTGATAAACATCAGCACGATGCCAAGTCGGAGTTCCTGGTTCTGGATACGTTCGACGCGTTCGGCCCCCAGCGCCTCGTAAGCGGCGGTGATGGCAAATTTACTGACCTGGCTCGCACGCCGGAGCCGGGGATGCTTCGGCATGGCCGCACGCAGTGCGAGGGCGTCGACCGGGCGGACTTCCGACACGATGCTCTCCCCTCCCACGACACGTTCGCGTTTTTCCAAGGGTATGGCAAACCCCTCCATACACGCCTGGTAGGTGGCGGCGGCACCGATACCCGCCGCGGACACACAGCCGTATCCATGAACATAAAGCGGGTCGGTTGCAGTTGATGTCGGGGGTGTCATATTCACGGTTTTCGGAAAATAAGGGTCGCGTTACAGCCGCCAAAGCCAAAGGAATTGGTTAGAACGGTATCGACCGCTGTGTCACGGGGCTCCCGGACCAGGTCAAACCGGCACGCGGGGTCGACTTCGCGGATATTCAGACTGGCAGGGACAAACTGCTCGCGCAAGGCCAGCAGGCAGACCACTGATTCAATCGCCCCCGCACCACCTAACAAGTGGCCCATCGCCGACTTGGTGGAGCTCACCATGATGTGGCTGGCATGGTCGCCGGCCCACTCGACAATGGCATTCGCCTCGGCGACGTCGTTGAGCGGCGTGCCGGTGCCGTGGGAATTGATGTATTGGATTTCCGATGGCACGATCCCGGCGTCCCGACAAGCGGCGGACATCGATTTCACCGCCGCCTTCCCCCCGGGATGCGGCTGGGTCAGATGATGCAGGTCGGTGGCCATGCCATACCCGCAAACCTCTGCGACCGGGGAGGCACCACGGGCACGCATCGATGCCTCGGATTCCAGGACCAGTACAGCCGCGCCTTCACCGATCGCCAAGCCATCGCGCTGGGCGTCAAACGGCCTCGGAATACCGGATTCACTCAGTGCCTGCAGGGCGTCAAAACCGGCAAAGACCATCTGCGCGAGCGCGTCATAGCCGCCG
Proteins encoded in this region:
- a CDS encoding acyl carrier protein; this translates as MPDLTELLSKVKEVLVDELMLDVTVDEIGDATPLMGPDSLGLDSVDALQLVVAIEKHFGLKISDAEAAKGILKSPQTIAQAVDASGGSAKA
- a CDS encoding FAD-dependent oxidoreductase; translation: MSEPQESNNNYDVVVIGGGSAGFCAAIAAARQGGQGSRVALIEKSDRLGGMGPLAFVHTFCGLYHPDTSMPPRVANAGLPAEIEAAIRQRTGQEAPTAMGRVYVLHQHPEIYDQLAKELVAAEGESLDCMMESECIDITRESDGGFAVEVLTTGGIRPMRCRSVVDCSADALGADLLGATRLSEESDRLQKPAFIFSLKNVGKEVREERFKMRLALDLVHGVGTGQLPGSILGATVRESVHKGECFISMDLDTDKTQWNPSNPAAVAEIERTGRDLAMKLYTFLQVQYPFFEEATEPEFPPSIGVRESFRWLGRHVLTGQELVDGVSFPDTVANATWPLEMREDAKGAKFTYFKNARASGIPLRALVSAEIPGVYFAGRCISATHEALASVRVMGTCFATGQAAGMASMCYAQGTKGLDAQARMIQGSLNH
- a CDS encoding flippase-like domain-containing protein; the protein is MIAKTHLKVAALFLLKLLGTGVFLYWALSRIDDQRVLVDHFRNALKSPFWVSAGIGFGGVSVIAWALRWYYLLKAQSLDVTFPFVVRMTLIAALFNIVSVGGAAGNAARMIGVMRRNPGKKLIITLTVLMDHLVGFVATGMIFLTFAWGAGGMHQAGNPALKNLLVAATVFELGGVVFIVLFFVICSESILGRFRRKYPVLARREHLASFTECLNLYRSRWQQTIQSLAVSIMLSVTFFMAFYAALRTVQEQVEVTTVLTVMPLVDIASSMPISISGLGVREKTFEYLVSEIAGVKAEAAVSASLIGFLFHVFWGLVGGAVLIFNRSNFSSPDQENPSSSPE
- a CDS encoding beta-ketoacyl-[acyl-carrier-protein] synthase family protein, coding for MSPPPDQAPVKQRVFVTGMGMVSPMGNKAQAHVDSMRAGQTHFRPIDFFDVSRQRVQTAGVAELPGYSAGYAISERIYNRLDRGSQLLLYATEKAIEDAGMAAASDLPHGVPYVIGTSAAAMPLGEDYFKAETTEPFSRRGQLTRIEHYQPQKSMGSIQQALGFRGQTQIVSNACASGANAIGHAFHLVKSGQHQVALAGGYDALAQMVFAGFDALQALSESGIPRPFDAQRDGLAIGEGAAVLVLESEASMRARGASPVAEVCGYGMATDLHHLTQPHPGGKAAVKSMSAACRDAGIVPSEIQYINSHGTGTPLNDVAEANAIVEWAGDHASHIMVSSTKSAMGHLLGGAGAIESVVCLLALREQFVPASLNIREVDPACRFDLVREPRDTAVDTVLTNSFGFGGCNATLIFRKP
- a CDS encoding SDR family oxidoreductase, giving the protein MNKRISCLLVTGANGGLGLAIARYFLTRDTHCYVYLGVRANRDQAVALSAEFEGRCSVITLDVTDQQGWRDALASIEADGRVVNVLVNNAGHHNDHLMAMMPREAWDGVIDSNLNAVFLGSQAVIRGMMQQRFGRIINIASLSAIMAPMGQTNYAAAKAGVVAMTQSLAKEVARMGITVNAICPGYVQTSALDHMDAEQAKAIKKTIPMRRFGRPEEVASAVFFLANEESGYITGASLKIDGGIF